From the genome of Hypomesus transpacificus isolate Combined female unplaced genomic scaffold, fHypTra1 scaffold_187, whole genome shotgun sequence, one region includes:
- the LOC124489250 gene encoding prosaposin-like isoform X4, translating to MTGGYCIKVVIHLPCTSNLSHQAHNQLIMAFFKITLLVFIAHQSSALAGVIAAEGNKNVRDNLTCHFVFQTGDTCQDCTQIFEFLLDMFSNRDLQEKIKESLEELCKRLPGPGASKICKDQIDKNLPMAIAFLTSTVKPGQVCSMLGLCGTQSDISQQKMLTSHIREAMRAAMIVSEVQFTPECTFCIYLVKTVERLLPKERTESAVIDLLGRVCGVLPASVKDQCEGLIENYESSLVSDCDSCVILAVLSRLNLGSNATEIQTSSYLSSVCQLHPNILPKCDSFTKNHGEQLKGFLGKKGPPLDVCGKVGLCGGMGGPAGQKRNPCTLGSSYTCRDLKTALECGTVPFCQEHIWE from the exons ATGACAGGCGGATACTGTATAAAAGTAGTCATACACCTACCCTGCACCTCAAATCTGTCTCACCAGGCACACAACCAACTCATCATGGCTTTCTTTAAGATCACTTTGCTTGTCTTCATTGCCCACCAGAGCTCTG CTCTTGCCGGGGTTATTGCTGCTGAAGGAAACAAAAATGTGCGGGACAACCTGACA TGTCACTTTGTTTTTCAGACAGGGGACACATGCCAGGACTGTACCCAAATATTTGAATTCCTTCTTGATATGTTCTCCAACAGAGACCTTCAG GAAAAGATCAAAGAAAGTCTGGAGGAGCTGTGTAAACGTCTGCCAGGACCAGGAGCCTCTAAAATCTGCAAAGATCAGATTGACAAGAACCTTCCCATGGCAATTGCTTTCTTGACTTCCACTGTT AAACCAGGTCAGGTTTGCAGTATGTTGGGACTCTGTGGCACCCAGTCAGATATATCGCAACAGAAAATGCTGACAAGTCACATTCGAGAAGCTATGAGGGCAGCCATGATAGTTTCAGAG GTGCAATTTACTCCAGAGTGTACCTTCTGCATTTATCTAGTAAAAACGGTCGAGCGCCTGCTGCCCAAAGAAAGAACTGAG AGTGCTGTGATTGACTTGCTCGGAAGAGTGTGTGGCGTTCTTCCTGCCTCTGTCAAGGACCAGTGTGAGGGTCTGATTGAGAACTACG AGAGCAGTCTTGTCTCTGACTGTGACTCTTGTGTGATCCTGGCTGTTCTGAGTCGCCTTAACTTGGGTTCCAATGCCACAGAGATACAGACATCATCTTACCTAAGCTCTGTTTGCCAGCTGCACCCCAACATCCTTCCTAAG TGTGACAGCTTTACCAAGAACCATGGGGAACAACTGAAGGGGTTTCTGGGTAAAAAAGGTCCTCCCCTTGATGTGTGTGGG AAAGTGGGCCTGTGTGGAGGAATGGGCGGGCCAGCAGGGCAAAAAAGAAACCCCTGCACTTTGGGTAGCAGCTACACGTGCAGAGATCTGAAGACTGCTCTGGAATGTGGG aCAGTGCCCTTTTGCCAGGAACATATTTGGGAATAA
- the LOC124489250 gene encoding prosaposin-like isoform X2 gives MTGGYCIKVVIHLPCTSNLSHQAHNQLIMAFFKITLLVFIAHQSSALAGVIAAEGNKNVRDNLTTGDTCQDCTQIFEFLLDMFSNRDLQEKIKESLEELCKRLPGPGASKICKDQIDKNLPMAIAFLTSTVKPGQVCSMLGLCGTQSDISQQKMLTSHIREAMRAAMIVSEVQFTPECTFCIYLVKTVERLLPKERTESAVIDLLGRVCGVLPASVKDQCEGLIENYGKRLLDLLLSYATPQAICSIIHMCKGQETQMFVESSLVSDCDSCVILAVLSRLNLGSNATEIQTSSYLSSVCQLHPNILPKCDSFTKNHGEQLKGFLGKKGPPLDVCGKVGLCGGMGGPAGQKRNPCTLGSSYTCRDLKTALECGTVPFCQEHIWE, from the exons ATGACAGGCGGATACTGTATAAAAGTAGTCATACACCTACCCTGCACCTCAAATCTGTCTCACCAGGCACACAACCAACTCATCATGGCTTTCTTTAAGATCACTTTGCTTGTCTTCATTGCCCACCAGAGCTCTG CTCTTGCCGGGGTTATTGCTGCTGAAGGAAACAAAAATGTGCGGGACAACCTGACA ACAGGGGACACATGCCAGGACTGTACCCAAATATTTGAATTCCTTCTTGATATGTTCTCCAACAGAGACCTTCAG GAAAAGATCAAAGAAAGTCTGGAGGAGCTGTGTAAACGTCTGCCAGGACCAGGAGCCTCTAAAATCTGCAAAGATCAGATTGACAAGAACCTTCCCATGGCAATTGCTTTCTTGACTTCCACTGTT AAACCAGGTCAGGTTTGCAGTATGTTGGGACTCTGTGGCACCCAGTCAGATATATCGCAACAGAAAATGCTGACAAGTCACATTCGAGAAGCTATGAGGGCAGCCATGATAGTTTCAGAG GTGCAATTTACTCCAGAGTGTACCTTCTGCATTTATCTAGTAAAAACGGTCGAGCGCCTGCTGCCCAAAGAAAGAACTGAG AGTGCTGTGATTGACTTGCTCGGAAGAGTGTGTGGCGTTCTTCCTGCCTCTGTCAAGGACCAGTGTGAGGGTCTGATTGAGAACTACGGTAAGAGGCTGCTGGACTTGCTCCTAAGCTATGCCACCCCTCAGGCCATCTGCTCCATTATCCACATGTGCAAGGGCCAGGAGACTCAGATGTTCGTTG AGAGCAGTCTTGTCTCTGACTGTGACTCTTGTGTGATCCTGGCTGTTCTGAGTCGCCTTAACTTGGGTTCCAATGCCACAGAGATACAGACATCATCTTACCTAAGCTCTGTTTGCCAGCTGCACCCCAACATCCTTCCTAAG TGTGACAGCTTTACCAAGAACCATGGGGAACAACTGAAGGGGTTTCTGGGTAAAAAAGGTCCTCCCCTTGATGTGTGTGGG AAAGTGGGCCTGTGTGGAGGAATGGGCGGGCCAGCAGGGCAAAAAAGAAACCCCTGCACTTTGGGTAGCAGCTACACGTGCAGAGATCTGAAGACTGCTCTGGAATGTGGG aCAGTGCCCTTTTGCCAGGAACATATTTGGGAATAA
- the LOC124489250 gene encoding prosaposin-like isoform X5: MTGGYCIKVVIHLPCTSNLSHQAHNQLIMAFFKITLLVFIAHQSSALAGVIAAEGNKNVRDNLTTGDTCQDCTQIFEFLLDMFSNRDLQEKIKESLEELCKRLPGPGASKICKDQIDKNLPMAIAFLTSTVKPGQVCSMLGLCGTQSDISQQKMLTSHIREAMRAAMIVSEVQFTPECTFCIYLVKTVERLLPKERTESAVIDLLGRVCGVLPASVKDQCEGLIENYESSLVSDCDSCVILAVLSRLNLGSNATEIQTSSYLSSVCQLHPNILPKCDSFTKNHGEQLKGFLGKKGPPLDVCGKVGLCGGMGGPAGQKRNPCTLGSSYTCRDLKTALECGTVPFCQEHIWE; this comes from the exons ATGACAGGCGGATACTGTATAAAAGTAGTCATACACCTACCCTGCACCTCAAATCTGTCTCACCAGGCACACAACCAACTCATCATGGCTTTCTTTAAGATCACTTTGCTTGTCTTCATTGCCCACCAGAGCTCTG CTCTTGCCGGGGTTATTGCTGCTGAAGGAAACAAAAATGTGCGGGACAACCTGACA ACAGGGGACACATGCCAGGACTGTACCCAAATATTTGAATTCCTTCTTGATATGTTCTCCAACAGAGACCTTCAG GAAAAGATCAAAGAAAGTCTGGAGGAGCTGTGTAAACGTCTGCCAGGACCAGGAGCCTCTAAAATCTGCAAAGATCAGATTGACAAGAACCTTCCCATGGCAATTGCTTTCTTGACTTCCACTGTT AAACCAGGTCAGGTTTGCAGTATGTTGGGACTCTGTGGCACCCAGTCAGATATATCGCAACAGAAAATGCTGACAAGTCACATTCGAGAAGCTATGAGGGCAGCCATGATAGTTTCAGAG GTGCAATTTACTCCAGAGTGTACCTTCTGCATTTATCTAGTAAAAACGGTCGAGCGCCTGCTGCCCAAAGAAAGAACTGAG AGTGCTGTGATTGACTTGCTCGGAAGAGTGTGTGGCGTTCTTCCTGCCTCTGTCAAGGACCAGTGTGAGGGTCTGATTGAGAACTACG AGAGCAGTCTTGTCTCTGACTGTGACTCTTGTGTGATCCTGGCTGTTCTGAGTCGCCTTAACTTGGGTTCCAATGCCACAGAGATACAGACATCATCTTACCTAAGCTCTGTTTGCCAGCTGCACCCCAACATCCTTCCTAAG TGTGACAGCTTTACCAAGAACCATGGGGAACAACTGAAGGGGTTTCTGGGTAAAAAAGGTCCTCCCCTTGATGTGTGTGGG AAAGTGGGCCTGTGTGGAGGAATGGGCGGGCCAGCAGGGCAAAAAAGAAACCCCTGCACTTTGGGTAGCAGCTACACGTGCAGAGATCTGAAGACTGCTCTGGAATGTGGG aCAGTGCCCTTTTGCCAGGAACATATTTGGGAATAA
- the LOC124489250 gene encoding prosaposin-like isoform X3, which yields MTGGYCIKVVIHLPCTSNLSHQAHNQLIMAFFKITLLVFIAHQSSALAGVIAAEGNKNVRDNLTEKIKESLEELCKRLPGPGASKICKDQIDKNLPMAIAFLTSTVKPGQVCSMLGLCGTQSDISQQKMLTSHIREAMRAAMIVSEVQFTPECTFCIYLVKTVERLLPKERTESAVIDLLGRVCGVLPASVKDQCEGLIENYGKRLLDLLLSYATPQAICSIIHMCKGQETQMFVESSLVSDCDSCVILAVLSRLNLGSNATEIQTSSYLSSVCQLHPNILPKCDSFTKNHGEQLKGFLGKKGPPLDVCGKVGLCGGMGGPAGQKRNPCTLGSSYTCRDLKTALECGTVPFCQEHIWE from the exons ATGACAGGCGGATACTGTATAAAAGTAGTCATACACCTACCCTGCACCTCAAATCTGTCTCACCAGGCACACAACCAACTCATCATGGCTTTCTTTAAGATCACTTTGCTTGTCTTCATTGCCCACCAGAGCTCTG CTCTTGCCGGGGTTATTGCTGCTGAAGGAAACAAAAATGTGCGGGACAACCTGACA GAAAAGATCAAAGAAAGTCTGGAGGAGCTGTGTAAACGTCTGCCAGGACCAGGAGCCTCTAAAATCTGCAAAGATCAGATTGACAAGAACCTTCCCATGGCAATTGCTTTCTTGACTTCCACTGTT AAACCAGGTCAGGTTTGCAGTATGTTGGGACTCTGTGGCACCCAGTCAGATATATCGCAACAGAAAATGCTGACAAGTCACATTCGAGAAGCTATGAGGGCAGCCATGATAGTTTCAGAG GTGCAATTTACTCCAGAGTGTACCTTCTGCATTTATCTAGTAAAAACGGTCGAGCGCCTGCTGCCCAAAGAAAGAACTGAG AGTGCTGTGATTGACTTGCTCGGAAGAGTGTGTGGCGTTCTTCCTGCCTCTGTCAAGGACCAGTGTGAGGGTCTGATTGAGAACTACGGTAAGAGGCTGCTGGACTTGCTCCTAAGCTATGCCACCCCTCAGGCCATCTGCTCCATTATCCACATGTGCAAGGGCCAGGAGACTCAGATGTTCGTTG AGAGCAGTCTTGTCTCTGACTGTGACTCTTGTGTGATCCTGGCTGTTCTGAGTCGCCTTAACTTGGGTTCCAATGCCACAGAGATACAGACATCATCTTACCTAAGCTCTGTTTGCCAGCTGCACCCCAACATCCTTCCTAAG TGTGACAGCTTTACCAAGAACCATGGGGAACAACTGAAGGGGTTTCTGGGTAAAAAAGGTCCTCCCCTTGATGTGTGTGGG AAAGTGGGCCTGTGTGGAGGAATGGGCGGGCCAGCAGGGCAAAAAAGAAACCCCTGCACTTTGGGTAGCAGCTACACGTGCAGAGATCTGAAGACTGCTCTGGAATGTGGG aCAGTGCCCTTTTGCCAGGAACATATTTGGGAATAA
- the LOC124489250 gene encoding prosaposin-like isoform X6, whose protein sequence is MTGGYCIKVVIHLPCTSNLSHQAHNQLIMAFFKITLLVFIAHQSSALAGVIAAEGNKNVRDNLTEKIKESLEELCKRLPGPGASKICKDQIDKNLPMAIAFLTSTVKPGQVCSMLGLCGTQSDISQQKMLTSHIREAMRAAMIVSEVQFTPECTFCIYLVKTVERLLPKERTESAVIDLLGRVCGVLPASVKDQCEGLIENYESSLVSDCDSCVILAVLSRLNLGSNATEIQTSSYLSSVCQLHPNILPKCDSFTKNHGEQLKGFLGKKGPPLDVCGKVGLCGGMGGPAGQKRNPCTLGSSYTCRDLKTALECGTVPFCQEHIWE, encoded by the exons ATGACAGGCGGATACTGTATAAAAGTAGTCATACACCTACCCTGCACCTCAAATCTGTCTCACCAGGCACACAACCAACTCATCATGGCTTTCTTTAAGATCACTTTGCTTGTCTTCATTGCCCACCAGAGCTCTG CTCTTGCCGGGGTTATTGCTGCTGAAGGAAACAAAAATGTGCGGGACAACCTGACA GAAAAGATCAAAGAAAGTCTGGAGGAGCTGTGTAAACGTCTGCCAGGACCAGGAGCCTCTAAAATCTGCAAAGATCAGATTGACAAGAACCTTCCCATGGCAATTGCTTTCTTGACTTCCACTGTT AAACCAGGTCAGGTTTGCAGTATGTTGGGACTCTGTGGCACCCAGTCAGATATATCGCAACAGAAAATGCTGACAAGTCACATTCGAGAAGCTATGAGGGCAGCCATGATAGTTTCAGAG GTGCAATTTACTCCAGAGTGTACCTTCTGCATTTATCTAGTAAAAACGGTCGAGCGCCTGCTGCCCAAAGAAAGAACTGAG AGTGCTGTGATTGACTTGCTCGGAAGAGTGTGTGGCGTTCTTCCTGCCTCTGTCAAGGACCAGTGTGAGGGTCTGATTGAGAACTACG AGAGCAGTCTTGTCTCTGACTGTGACTCTTGTGTGATCCTGGCTGTTCTGAGTCGCCTTAACTTGGGTTCCAATGCCACAGAGATACAGACATCATCTTACCTAAGCTCTGTTTGCCAGCTGCACCCCAACATCCTTCCTAAG TGTGACAGCTTTACCAAGAACCATGGGGAACAACTGAAGGGGTTTCTGGGTAAAAAAGGTCCTCCCCTTGATGTGTGTGGG AAAGTGGGCCTGTGTGGAGGAATGGGCGGGCCAGCAGGGCAAAAAAGAAACCCCTGCACTTTGGGTAGCAGCTACACGTGCAGAGATCTGAAGACTGCTCTGGAATGTGGG aCAGTGCCCTTTTGCCAGGAACATATTTGGGAATAA
- the LOC124489250 gene encoding prosaposin-like isoform X1 encodes MTGGYCIKVVIHLPCTSNLSHQAHNQLIMAFFKITLLVFIAHQSSALAGVIAAEGNKNVRDNLTCHFVFQTGDTCQDCTQIFEFLLDMFSNRDLQEKIKESLEELCKRLPGPGASKICKDQIDKNLPMAIAFLTSTVKPGQVCSMLGLCGTQSDISQQKMLTSHIREAMRAAMIVSEVQFTPECTFCIYLVKTVERLLPKERTESAVIDLLGRVCGVLPASVKDQCEGLIENYGKRLLDLLLSYATPQAICSIIHMCKGQETQMFVESSLVSDCDSCVILAVLSRLNLGSNATEIQTSSYLSSVCQLHPNILPKCDSFTKNHGEQLKGFLGKKGPPLDVCGKVGLCGGMGGPAGQKRNPCTLGSSYTCRDLKTALECGTVPFCQEHIWE; translated from the exons ATGACAGGCGGATACTGTATAAAAGTAGTCATACACCTACCCTGCACCTCAAATCTGTCTCACCAGGCACACAACCAACTCATCATGGCTTTCTTTAAGATCACTTTGCTTGTCTTCATTGCCCACCAGAGCTCTG CTCTTGCCGGGGTTATTGCTGCTGAAGGAAACAAAAATGTGCGGGACAACCTGACA TGTCACTTTGTTTTTCAGACAGGGGACACATGCCAGGACTGTACCCAAATATTTGAATTCCTTCTTGATATGTTCTCCAACAGAGACCTTCAG GAAAAGATCAAAGAAAGTCTGGAGGAGCTGTGTAAACGTCTGCCAGGACCAGGAGCCTCTAAAATCTGCAAAGATCAGATTGACAAGAACCTTCCCATGGCAATTGCTTTCTTGACTTCCACTGTT AAACCAGGTCAGGTTTGCAGTATGTTGGGACTCTGTGGCACCCAGTCAGATATATCGCAACAGAAAATGCTGACAAGTCACATTCGAGAAGCTATGAGGGCAGCCATGATAGTTTCAGAG GTGCAATTTACTCCAGAGTGTACCTTCTGCATTTATCTAGTAAAAACGGTCGAGCGCCTGCTGCCCAAAGAAAGAACTGAG AGTGCTGTGATTGACTTGCTCGGAAGAGTGTGTGGCGTTCTTCCTGCCTCTGTCAAGGACCAGTGTGAGGGTCTGATTGAGAACTACGGTAAGAGGCTGCTGGACTTGCTCCTAAGCTATGCCACCCCTCAGGCCATCTGCTCCATTATCCACATGTGCAAGGGCCAGGAGACTCAGATGTTCGTTG AGAGCAGTCTTGTCTCTGACTGTGACTCTTGTGTGATCCTGGCTGTTCTGAGTCGCCTTAACTTGGGTTCCAATGCCACAGAGATACAGACATCATCTTACCTAAGCTCTGTTTGCCAGCTGCACCCCAACATCCTTCCTAAG TGTGACAGCTTTACCAAGAACCATGGGGAACAACTGAAGGGGTTTCTGGGTAAAAAAGGTCCTCCCCTTGATGTGTGTGGG AAAGTGGGCCTGTGTGGAGGAATGGGCGGGCCAGCAGGGCAAAAAAGAAACCCCTGCACTTTGGGTAGCAGCTACACGTGCAGAGATCTGAAGACTGCTCTGGAATGTGGG aCAGTGCCCTTTTGCCAGGAACATATTTGGGAATAA